The DNA window ATCTCATAGGTTTTTTTAGGAGATTCACTCCTACCATAACTTGGAGGCATGATGAAGAAGGCCGCAGCCAAAACTAGACTTGCAAACAGCGGTATAATCAACTATTTACCATCCTTGTGGTGCGTGAATTGCGACTATGTGAGAGGGATAAATTGCACCCCTCAAATAGTGGCAAAAAATTAAATATCCCACAAACAGCCTGACTAAGGTGCTGTTCGGATCCAAcggcaaatggcaaaagggcaaatagcaaaatttttgctcctatcacatcagatgtttggacgctaattagaagtattaaatatagtttaattaaaaaactaattacatagatgaggactaaatgacgagacgaatctattaagcctaattaatccataattagtaaaattacggtagcatttgcccttttgcactttggggtgtttggatccaaaagtgcaaaaaagtgcaaaagagcaaaagttttgcactttctctttctctttccattggATCCGAACAGGCCCTAAATATGAAGCCCAATTCCTCGCAAACCTTGTGTCCGTTCTCACACCCTTTTCTGCACAACAGAAAAGGACACTTTTGTATCTCTGCTGCACTTTCTGGATATCTGAATATATCTGCCGTGCTGTCTTGCATTGTGCCAGATTAAAAAGTAGTCGAGAGATTCGTAATTCAGGTAATGATCATCACCTGATTCCGTCAAACTCTTCCGGCCAATAAAAGCCTCCATACAAAACAAGTGCAGCGCCAGACAGTTGAGTTCAGTCAGTGGTGTGTTAACTTATCCACTTCCCTCGCCACTTAGCTCAGTGCCCTCCTCAGCCTCTCGCTTTGCTCTCTCCCGACGCGAACGTCCTCCGCGGTCCAAGAAGCCAAGCCGAGAAgcgcagaggaggaggaggaggccatgGCGTCCATCCCGTGCACCTTCCAGCTGAGCgccaagacggcggcggcgccggcgtcgagGAGGGTGtcgccgcgggcggcggcgcaggggcaggGGCTGCGGACGCCGCTGCTGGGctcgggcgcggcgcggcgcgggttcgGGTGGCTGCGGCCGTCGCGGCTGAGCCGGGTGGTGCCAGCGAGCGAGAGCGGGCGTGTGGGGCCCACGTGCTGGTTCAGGTTCGGGAACAAGGACGCCGAGGGCGCAGGCATCTACGGCAGCCAGGCCAGGGACGACTTCGACCGCGACGACGTCGAGCAGGTCTGAGCCCTGAACCGGCTGAAGATTGTTACTTGTTAGTGTAGCTTTGCTCATTGCCTGAATCTTGTCTAAACCTGAATCTAGCTTTGAACATTGGCCATTGCTCATTGCCTGAATCTTGCTGCTGCAACCTGCAGTACTTCAACTACATGGGGATGCTGGCGGTGGAAGGAACCTACGACAAGATGGAGGCACTGCTGAACCAGGACATCCACCCGGTGGACATCCTCCTCATGCTGGCCGCCTCCGAGGGCGACAGGCCCAAGATTGAGGAGCTGCTCCGCGCCGGCGCCAAGTACGATGTCAAGGACGTCGACGGCCGGACGGCGCTCGACCGGGCCTCCGACGAGACCAGGGAGTTCATCCTCGGATTCGCCGTCAAGAAGGCCTGATCATCATCCCCTCCTGCTCTGATGGGAGATTGGCGGATGGATGAAGGTTCTTTCGGTGTAAATTTTCGTTCCGTTTCCTAGGGCGGGTACTTGGTAGGGAGAGTTAGCCGGGAGATTCACAAGCTGTTTGCAGAGGTAGCTTTCAGTAATCACCACTTAATCAGTATCTTGCGTTCTTACTGCGTTATGAGTGTGGTGTTGGACCTGCCACTGCTCAATGAGGCCATGCTTTGTTAAGAGCTGTCCATCTATGAAACCAAGTTCAAACAAATTGCATTGTCAAATCATGAGGTCTGAAGAAAATCAGAGCTTTGTGACCAGACATTTATTGTGGAAATCGCTGCTCCTTTAGCTTTCTAGTATAAAAATTTCACATGGATCAAGGTACTTGTATCCATGAAGTTTCTCAAGAAAATTACCAAGGCCACTAGGCCAGCATCACAGCGAATCAGCCGCTAGAAACCAAAACGTCAGGCACCGGAACATTATAGAACGTTCATGCTTTCGACTTAAGCACAATGCAGATATCAAAGCCCTAATGCTTTTTATTAATCAGCTTCACTACTATGTCCAAGAGTACATATACTTTTACAGAGCCTTTCTTGGCAAAAGATTCAGTAGGGGATACATTCTGTTACCTCCGCCTGCACAACGAACACGATATGACCTCTATAACCCCACTATGAATCTGCCCTATCCTTATTCCTTTCCTGTATTTTTCATGTCCATTCTGGTGTATTTTTGTACGGTTTGTCAGTGTCACTAACTACAAAACACCGGGTAAGTGGCAGCTGTACTTCAACTTGGGATGCAATCGGAGCGCCTGCTGCAGAGCGGTGTCCACCGTCACACCCTCGCGGAACAACTTGTCATACAACAAGCACATAAACTGAGCCAGGTACTCCTCGTCGTCCATGTCATGGTTGCCGCTCTTCTCAGCGTCGCTGTCCTCCCAGTCGCTTATAGGGCTGACAGGTTCAGGTTCAGACTCGTCAGCTTCCTCATCACCGATGACAAACTTCCCATTCTCCAGGCTTCCATTTACATCCATCCCATAGTAGGCTATTGCCTGGGAATCTGGAGGCTCAATGGATGAAGAGATGACTGCTTTTGCGCCAGAGTCCAT is part of the Panicum hallii strain FIL2 chromosome 2, PHallii_v3.1, whole genome shotgun sequence genome and encodes:
- the LOC112880492 gene encoding protein LHCP TRANSLOCATION DEFECT, with amino-acid sequence MASIPCTFQLSAKTAAAPASRRVSPRAAAQGQGLRTPLLGSGAARRGFGWLRPSRLSRVVPASESGRVGPTCWFRFGNKDAEGAGIYGSQARDDFDRDDVEQYFNYMGMLAVEGTYDKMEALLNQDIHPVDILLMLAASEGDRPKIEELLRAGAKYDVKDVDGRTALDRASDETREFILGFAVKKA